CCGGTTGTGTCGGGCGTTCAGGTTGAGAATGGCGGCACGGGCCGTGGCGGCCTGCAGCATTTGCTGTTCTTGGTAGGACATGGTCATTTTGGTCTCCAGCCTCTCTCGGATGGCCGCCAGCGAGCGAAATGATGCAACGGTAAAGCGCCTAGCCGAAGATTACGTAACATTAACGTAACTCAGCGGGTAACGGTATAGCCCTGAGTTTCACGATCCCACGCCTCACGCGTCACCCCCCGTTCGCGCAACAAGTCTTTCCTTATTCGCCCGATCGCATTCTTCGGGAGCTCGCTGACGGTCTCCAGGAATCGCGGTACACAGAAGTAGGGCATCCGGGCCGCGCAGAAATCAAGCAGCTCCGGGTAATCCACTGTGGCACCGGGCCGCAACGTCACGACCACCATGATGTCGTCCTCGCCCAACGGGCTGGGCACCCCGACCGCGGCGGCTTCGGCCACGGCGGGATGGCTCATGACGACGGCCTCCACTTCGACCGAGGAAACGTTTTCACCGCGCCGGCGCAGCGAATCCTTGCTGCGGTCGACGTATGTCAGGTTTCCCTCGGCGTCGAGCCGGCCGAGGTCGCCGGTCCGAAACCATTCCTGGTGTGGAATCACCCGCAACCCTTGGCCGACATAGCCTTCGCTCATCACGCGCGGATACCGGGCCCGGCAGGCGATCTCCCCGACTGCGCCGGCGGGCAACGGATCGCCGCTTTCGTCGACGATGCGCACGTCGAAATTGGGATTCGGCCTGCCCGATGTCCCGGGCACCCCGTCGTCGGCCAGGGCCTTGACGGCGATCGGGAACGCCTCGGTCATCCCGTACATCGTGACTATCCGGCAGCCGTAACGCTTTTCGATGTCGCGATAGGCCTTGGCGTCGATCGGAGCCGCGGAGATGAACCGCAGCGGCAGCCGCGCATCCTGGGGGTCCGCGGGCAGGTTTTGCAGCATCGACACCATCGCGCCGGCGCCGGCGAAGCCGACGGCATTGTGGGCGCGCACGTCGTCCCACACCTCGCCGGGGTGAAACGCCTGGGCCAGCACGGTCGTCGCGCCGAGCAGCATCGGGACCAGCACGCTGGGCGCCGCGCTCAAGTGAAACAGCGGCATCGCCGTCCACAGCACCTCCCCGGCGCGCAATTCCCAGGCCGAGGCGACCGTCGCGGCCACCGTGAACAGGTAGTGCCAGGTCGTGGCAACCGCTTTCGATGGCCCCGTGGTGCCGGACGTGTAGAACAGACAGCCCACCTCCCCCGCCGTCGCGCCGACGTCGGGGGCGGGCCTGGCTGCGCCGCGGGTCAAGGTGGCCGCGAGTGAATCATCTTGCAGCACAAGGCTCGGCGCCGTGTCCAACACGCCGGTGACCTCGTCGACCCGGGGCCGGCGCTCGGCATCGGTGAGGATCACCTTGGCCTGCGACAGGCGCAGGGTGTGCAGTAGGAAGTCTCCTTTGTTGGCGGCGTTGACGGCCGCGCTCACCGCGCCGATGCGCGCCGCGCCCAGCCAGAAGTAGACCCATTCCGGGCAGGTGCCGGTGAACAGGGCCACGCCATCACCACGGCCGACGCCCAAGTCCGCGAGCATGTTCGCCGCGGCGCAGGACCGCTGCCGCATCTGCTCGAAGGTCACGTCGACCCCGGCGATCGACATCATCACCCGGTCGGGGTACTGCTCGGCGCGCCGGTCGAGCACGGCCGGCACCGTGAAACTGTCGACGCCGAAATCGGAGGGCCCGAGAGGTCCGCTCCGGTCGGGACACATGGCTTTCGCTCAGGCTTTCGCGGCCGCCGGGTCGGGCTCACCGTCGGCGGTGTAGCCGAAGTCGGACGGCGACGGCTGCGTGCCCGGGTAGAAGCGGTGCGCCCAGCGGCGAAGGGCCGCATAGTCGTGCGCCTCTTCGGGAGCCAGATTCGGCTTTTCCAGGTACTTCATGTTCTCCCACGTGAAGAAGTCCTGTTTGATGACTTCTTGCTGCAGCGCCAGGAATTTGGCCGCGCGGCCGGTCGGCACGTCGCCGGTGTCGCCCGGCTCGCGGACGGACGCCTGCGTGTAGAAGTAGTCGGTGTAGTCCTCGTCCACCGGCGTCTGCCCGGTGACCTGGACCGTGGCCACCAGCTCGCTCGGGAAGCGGACGATCCCCAGCCCCAGCGAGTAGTTGTCGTAGATGATCTTGGCGTCGACCGGCCCGTTCGGTGTCAGCCAGGTCGAGGCGCGGCCACCGCCGAAATGGGCGTTGACGGTCGCGTGCAAGTGGTAACCGGACACCTCGAAAGAGGCGGTGGTGGCGGGATTGGCGGCCTTGTGCACGTATTGCACGTGGTACGGGTCGGCGGCGTTCTCGATGATCATCTGCGGGTGCACCTTGACTCGGTTGAGCATCTGAGTGTGCGGGTGCAGCGGGTAGTACTCGTTGGTCTCCAACTCGGGCAACACGGGGGGCTGCCAGTAGGGCGCCCGGCCGTGGCGCTCGTGCCACGCGAGGACGAAGCCGTACCACTCCATGCTCGGATAGGTGCGGATGCGGACGTTGTTCTTGCAACCGATCTTGCTGTAGGGGATGAGGGCATTGGTGCCGTCACCCCGCCACCGCCAGCCGTGCCAGGGGCAGACGATGTTGTCGCCTTCTACGGTGCCGCCGACACCCAGGTTGGCGCCGAGGTGTTGGCAGTAGGCGTCCATGACGTGCACCCGGCCGGACTCCGTGCGGAAGATGACGAGTTCCTCACCGAAGTAGTGCGCCCGCTTGACCTGACCGGCGGCCAGGTCGGAGCCGAAGGCCACGATGAACCAGCCCGTCGGGAACCGATAGGTCGACAACGCGATGCCTGCTTGTCCGAATTCGCGTTCCGAGGGATCTCCGGCGGAATCCGACGCCGGATCCGAAATCGTATGCGTCACGCGCTCTCCATATCCCGCCTTGACCCAGGCGAGCCGAGCTGCATCTAAGCCGCCCGTCACTCACCGCGGTTCGACTACAACGTCTATTTTTACTATTTTAAGCATTGAACGTCAACGCGGCTCCAGGCGCGTCCGGCAGAGCGGGGTTAGAAATGACGGCTGCGGCAGTGGACCTTTCCGATTTCGCTCTGTGGCGCAACGGGTTCCCCGACGAGCTGTTCGCGGAACTGCGGCGCAGCCGGCCACTTTTTCGCCACGACCTCACCCCCGGCGTCGCCGCGCTGTTTCCCGGGGGCGCCCAGCGCGAGTTCTGGATCACCACCAAACACCGGCACACGGTCCGGCTGCATCGCGATGTCGACTCCTTCACCGCGGTCGACGGCCCGCTCATCCAGCCGGTCGGGATGTTCTCGTCGTACCCGACCATCATCAACATGGACCCGCCCGGGCTGAACAAGCGCCGCAAGCTCATCTCGAACGCCTTCAACCCGCGGGCGATCGCCAAACTCGAGGATGGCATCCGGGCGCGCGCCGCGCGCATGATCGACCGTCTGCTCGACGAGGGCGGCGGCGATTGGATCGAGGACGTCGCCGACGCCCTGCCGATGACGGTCATCGGCGACATCATCGGCATACCGGAGGACGACCGGCCGCGGATCTTCGACTCGCTGGACGCCATATTGAAGGCCAACTCGGCCGGGGCGCGGCTGAGTCGCCAGGATTACACCGACCTCTACGCCACCATCTTCGGCTACGCCATGGAGCTCACCGCGGAGAAGCGGCGCAATCCCACCGACGACATCTGGAGCACGCTGGCGACCGCGGTGATCACCGGCGAGGACGGTGAGGAATTCAGCCTGCCCCCCAACGAACTCGAGTTCTTCTTCTTCGTGCTGGCGTTCGCGGGCAGCGACACCACAAAGAACGCGTTGGCCATCGGGCTGCAGGCCTTCACCGAGAACCCGGAGCAGATCGGACGTTATCGCGAGCGGGAAGCGTTGCGCCCCAGCGCCGTCGAGGAGGTGTTGCGCTGGGCATCACCGGTCGCGTACTGGACGCGCACCGCCAAGGTCGACGTGGAAATGGACGGCCAGCACATCGCGAAGGGCGAGCGGGTGGTGTCGATGTTGCGTTCGGCGAATCGCGACGAGGAGGTGTTCTCCTCGCCGTTCACCTTCGACATCGGGCGCCAACCCAACCCGCAGGTGGCGTTCGGAGGGGGCGGGCCGCACCACTGCTTGGGCGCCATGCTGGCGCGAGCGGAACTCCGCGCGGTTTTCGACGAACTGTTGCTGCGCTGCGACGACATCGCCCTCGGCCCGGCCAAGGTGGCTTACCCAAACCTGACCACGAACATGTCGATCTACGACGAGATGCCGATCTCGCTCACCGAGCGGCGAGGCTGATTGCCTATCTCGACCCTCGCCGCTGCGGCTGGGGTGCCCAACTCGCGCCGTCGTCGGGCGGAGTCAGTCGATCAGCCGCAGCGCCGCCTTGGGGCACTGGTCAACCGCGGCGCGCACGTCGATCTCCAGCCGCGGCGGCACGGGTCCATCCGCGATCTGCACCACGTCCTCGTCCCCCAGTTCGAAGATTTCCGGTGCCAGCGATTCGCAGAAGCCGTTGGCCTCACACAGGTTTTCGTCAACTGTCACGCGCATCAGATGCCCTCCACTTCTCACAGGCCCTTGGGTCGGGTCCCGATCACCCCGCTGGTTGCGAGGCGCGTCAGTTCTTCGTCGGTCAGCCCGCACCGCTCGCGCAGTATGTCTTCATTGTGCTCGCCCAATCGCGGCGGTGGGCGAAGCAGCCACTTGTCCTGGCCCGCCAGCTTGGCGAACGGGGGGCAGGGGTAGAGGCCCGCACCGGTGCTGGGGTGTTGCAGGGTCTCCAGGAATCCCCGATGGCGCAGTTGGGGATTGTCGGTGACCAACGACGGCGACACCACCGGCGCGGCGGGAATGCCGGCGGCGGCCAACCGCTCCGCCGTCGACGCAAGGGGTTGCCGGCCGAACCAATCCGCGAGCCGGCGATCGACGTCGTCGGCCCGCTGCCACCGCCCGGCGACAGTCAGCAGCTCGTCGTCACACCACGCGGGACGATCCATCAGCTCGACCAGGGCACGCCACTGCCGATCGTCGCGCACGGTGACCGCGATCCAATCGTCTTCCCCGGCACACCGGTAGATGTTTTGGATCGCGTCGCCGAAACCGCGGTTGCCCCGCCGGGTCAGCGTTGTGCCGAACACCTCCGATTCGATGGCCTGTATCGCGGTGGCGTTCAGCACCGTTTCCAGCATCGGCAGCTCGACCAGCTGGCCCGAGCCGGTGCGTTCGGCGAAGTTGAGCGCGGCCAGCACGGCGAACGCGGCGTGCACGCCGGCCAGCGGATCGCAAGCCCCGCGCGGCGTGACCGGCGGGGTGTCGGGCAGTCCGGTCACCCAGGCCAGGCCGGCGATCTGCTCCATGGTGGGGGCGAATCCGACCCGGTCCCGCCACGGCCCATCCAGTCCGAAGGCGGGCATCCGGGCAACGACCAGCCTGGGGTTGACCTTCAGCAGCACGTCGGCGGTCAGGCCGAACTGCTCCATCACCCGCGGTGAGAAGTTTTCGATCACGACGTCGGCGTCGGCGGCCAGCTCGGTGAACAGGCGGCGCCCGTCTTCGGATCCCAAATCCATTGTGACGGAACGCTTGTTGGTGTTCATGGCGTGGAACACCCAGCCGTATTCCCACCAATCGTCGACGTCGGTGCGCATGCCGCCCGAGTACCGGATGCCGTCGGGTCGCTGTATCGACTCCACCTTGACGACGTCGGCTCCGAACGCGGCCAGCAGGTGGGTTGCCGCGGGACCGGCCCAGAACGCGGTGAGGTCGACGATGCGCACCCCGGCCAGGGGCAGCCCGCGCGGTATCGAGCCGACCGCGAGCTCCTTTCGGGGCCAAGGCATCTCGTCGTCAGCCTCACCCAGATCGGGGGTGACCCGCGGCGGGGCGGGCGCACACACCGACATCAACCATGGCGGGCGCGGCTGGTGAAAGCCGGCGGGATTCGAGACGAATGCCCCGCGCTGGGTCACGTACTCCATATCCCGGATCGTGGAGCCGTTGCCCAGCGCCGCGATGGGCAACCGGAACAGTTGCCCGAGCTCGACGATTTCCTCGACGGTCCGTTCGGCCAGCCATGGGCCGATCTGTTCGCGGATCAGGTCACGGTAGGCCCACCGGCCGATCTGGAAGCGGAGCTGTTCGATCTCCTCGAGCTGCGGGCATTCGACCATCGCGCAGAAGTCGAGCCACTGCTGGCCGGTGACCATGGTGATCCCGACGTAGCCGTCCTTGGCGGGCTCGATCGACGGCACTTCGAGCGTGCGGCGGATTGGGGGCACCCGCAGCAGCTGGGAGTGCAGCCATTCGCTGCTCTGCATCGCGGTCAACGCCTCGAGCATGGACAGGTCGAGGTGCTCGCCGGGGCCGCCACGCTCGACACGGCGGCGCACGGCCAGCGCGCCGAAGGCCGCGTACACGCCGCCCATGTACTCCCCCAGGTCGCCGCCGATGGAGATGGGCGGGCCATCGGGATCACCGCGAAAGCCGGGCGAGCCCGCCCACGCCTGCAGGGTGAATTCGCTGGCAGCCCGGTCGGCGTACGGCCCGGACCAGCCGAAGTCGGAAATGCTGACGACGATGGCGTGTGGCGACGACGCCAGCAGCCGCTGCGGGTCGACGCCCAGCGCCGCGGCCTGCGCCCTGCCGGCCGTGACCACGACCACGTCCGCGGCGGCGAGTTCGACGGCAAAGCGACCGGAACCAGGCGGGTGAGTCAAGCTGCGCTTGCCGGCATTGAGGTAAGCGAAAAACGGCGAGCTCTGCCCGTCCGGCACCGGTGAGCGTGTCGCGGAGTACCGGCGGAGCCAATCGCCTTGCGGCGGTTCGATTTTGAGCACCTGCGCGCCGGCATCGGCCAGCAGCTTGCCGCAGTAGCTGCCCGCTATCCGGTCACTGATCTCGACGACACGCAGGTCATGCAGGGGCGTGGGCCGGCTTTCGGACCGCTCGCTCACTTACACCCGCCCTCCCGATCGACGCGCGATCGAAGAAGCTATTTATACCATTACTGCTAAAATAGCTAAGCCAGCGAGTTGATTGGTTTCGAGGATCGGATGACCGACTTGGGAATTGGGCGCGACGCCCGTCGCCGATTGTCGGCGCCGCGGATCGCAGAAATCGTAGCCGACGAGTTGCGCCGCCAGATCATCAATGGCGAGCTCGCCGACGGCGATCTGTTGCCGCGTCAAGAGGTGCTCGTCGAACAGTTCAACGTGAGCCTGGTTTCGCTGCGCGAAGCGCTTCGGATTCTGGAGACCGAGGGGCTGGTTTCGGTTCGGCGGGGAAATCGCGGCGGCGCCGTCGTGCACGCCCCGGCGAAGACCAGCGCCGCCTACATGCTCGGGCTCTTACTGCAGAGCGAGTCCGTAGCGGTCGCCGACCTCGGTATGGCGTTGCAGGAACTCGAGCCCGCGTGCGCCGCGCTGGCCGCCCGGCGGCCGGACCGGGCGGACACCCTGGTTCCCGAACTCAACCGGGTCAACGACTCCATGGCCGAAAACATCGAGGACGGGGGGCTGTTCACCGAAATCGGCCGGGAATTCCACGATCTCGTGGTCCGCGGCTGCGGGAACCACACCATCATCGCGGTGGTCGGCAGCTTGGAGACGCTGTGGACCAGCCACGAACAACAGTGGGCGGACGAGAGCGCGGCGCGCGGCACCTACCCCTCGCTGGCTCAACGCCGCGCCGTCCTCAGCACGCACGTGAAGCTGACCGAGACCATCGCGGAGGGTGATGTCGACCGGGCGCGCCGCATCGCGGGTCGCCATCTCGCCGACACGCAGACCTACGTGCTCTCCGATCGGCACGATCAACGAATCCACGCGCTGTCGCCGCAGGCTTTGTCGCGGACGCGGGACTTCCGGCAACCGTAAGAGGCGCCCCTTGAGAACCGCATTGGTCACCGGCGGCAGCGGCGGGATCGGCAAAGGGTGCGCTCGCAAGTTGGTGGAGCTGGGTTACGACGTCGTGCTGGCGGCGCGCCGCGAGGCCCCGTTGCGGGCGGCCGCCGAGGAGATCGGCGCCCGGCACATCGTGGCCGACGCGTCGGATCCGGGCGGGTTTACCACTGCCACAAGAGCTTTGGAGCGGATCGACCTCGTCGTGCACGCCGCCGGGACGCTGGGCGGAACGTACGCGCGCAAGCAGACGTTCGAGCAGTGGCGGACCATCATCTCGGCCAACCTGGACTCGTGCTTCGTGGTGACCGCCGCCGCGCTGCCCAAGATGCGCGCGGGTTCGCGGTTCGTGTTCATCTCGTCGTCGGCGGCGCACGAACCGATGATGGCCCGGACCGCCTACTCGGCATCCAAGGCCGGCATGAACGCGTTCGCCCGCGCCCTGGCGCTGGAGGTCGACCGCGACGGCATCGCCGTGCACATCGTGACGCCGGGCCCGGTGGAAACCGACATGCTCCAGGACGTGCCCTTCGAGATGTACGCGATTCAGGTGTCCGACGTGGCGGATGCGGTCGCCTGGCTGGACACCGTCGACCCGTCCGTCGACCTGCCGGAGATCCGGCTCAGCGCGGTGCAGCGCGGGCCGTTCGCCCGGCCGCCGGTCGTGCCTACCGAGGCGCGCCGGCGCCGCCAGGGAACGCCTTGATCACCGACTCGCCGAACTCGCGCAGGGAATCCGGCTGCGCGAAGTCGGCGAACCACACGTAGAACCGCTCGACCCGCTGGGCGGCCAACCCGCTGAAGTGACCGATCAGCTCCTCGGCATCGCCGCAGACCAGACCCGATCCCAGGTTGCCGAATCGCCGCGTGCTCACCTCGCGTACGGTCTTCGGATCGCTGCCGGCCCTGACAAAACCCACCATCTGCTGGATCGACACCCGGGCCGTCCCCGCGTTGGGGGCCAGCTTGGGCAACTTGTCGAGGTGGTTGGCCGGCACATTCCACCAATCCGCGTGTCTACGAACGAGTTCCATCATCCGGGGTCCCGTGCCGCCCAGGACCAACGGTATCGGATGGGACCTGCGTGGGGCCTGCGCGGGCTCCCCCGACGCGTCGCCCCAGTACTGCCGGATCAGCTCGAGGTGGCGCCCGAGTTGTTCGACCCTGGCCTTCGGATCCTGCTGCCCCACATTGAATCTGGTTAGCTCCGCCGGCCAGGATCCCGAACCCAGGCCCAGATCGAATCTGCCCTCGGATGCGTCCGACAGGGTGACGGCCTGTTTGGCCAGCACGGCGGGGTGGCGAAACGCGTCGCACAGCACCAGGTGGCCGATCCGCAGCCGCTCCGTCTTGGCCGCCACCCAGCCGGCGATGCCCATTGCCTCCCAGATGCTTTCATCGGGTAGGCCCGGCGCCTCGAGGTGATCGATGAACGCCATCCCGTCGAAGCCACTCGCCTCGGCGTGGCGTGCCCGCTCCGCGATGTCCGCCGCCGACAACCGCACCTGCGGCAAGAACAAATACCACTCGACCATGCACCCACCTATGCGTGTGTTCCCTGCGATTGCGGACCGGCCCGCTAGTTTACTATTTTTATTATGTTAGGGGTCTTATGGATGTTGGACTGAACTCGGAGCAGCTGTCGCTGCGGGACACCGTGCGTGACGTCCTGCGCACCGAGTGCCCTCCCGATTCCGCTCGCCAAGCGATGACGGATCCGGAGCGGTGGCGCGCGCTGTGGAAGACGGTCGTCGATCTCGGTTGGACGGAGCTGGCCGTCCCTGGGGCCGGCGACTACGGACCGGTTGAGCTGGCTGTGGTACTCGAGGAATGCGGTGCCGCCATCGCGCCGATCCCGCTGCTGAGCAGCATCGGTCTGGCTGCCGGCGCGTTGCGCCCCACCGGCCTCGACGCGGTTCTCGAGGACATCGCCGGCGGTGTCGTCGCCACCCTGGCCGTGCACTCCAAGGGGTCTCGGCTGCCCGGGGCGCCGATGACGCTACGCGGCGGGCACCTGCGCGGACGAGCCGTCGCGGTCCCCAACCTGTCCCGCGCCGAGCTGCTCGTCACGCTGGCGCGGTCCGACACCGGCCCCGACGACACGGTGGTGGCCGTCGCGCGCTGCGGCGACGGGGTGACCGTGATCGCGGGCGAGTCCACCGACCCCGCCCAACCGCTGGCGGATGTCGAGGTCGACGCCGAGCCGTTGGCCACCGCACCGGTCGATATCGAAAAAGCGTTGACGGCGCCGTTGGTGGCGGCCGCCGCCGACCTGGTCGGCACGGCGAGCACCGCCTTGCACCGCGCCGTCGAGCACGCGAAGACGCGTCGCCAGTTCGGCACGCCGATCGGCGCGTTCCAGGGAATCAAGCACGCACTCGCCGACAACTACGTCGGTTTGGAGCGCGCCCGCAGTCTCACCTATGCCGCGGCCGCCCGGCTGGGCGATCCGGCCACGGCACCCGCCGACGCCTGGACCACCGCAGCGCTCGCCAAAGCGGCGGCCGGCGACGCGGCCGCCAACTGCGCGAAGACCGCGGTCCAGGTGCACGGCGCCCTCGGGCAGACCTGGGAGCACGACGCCCACCTCTACGTCCGGCACGCCTGGCAGGCCGCAGCGATGCTGGGAGACAGCCGCGCGCTCTACCACGAGGTGGGCCGGCGTTTTGCGGGAGGCGCGGCATGACCGGGGCGGTTTCGATAGTCGACGAATTCGCCACCTGGCTGACGGATTTTCTGCCGAAGGACTACTACGACAACTATCGCGAATACCGCTGGGACCTGAAGCTGCGGCGCGATTACCAGCGAGCGGCCTTCGAGGCGGGCTGGATACAGCCGACCTGGACCCGCGAACACGGCGGCCGATCGCTGGGCCTGCGGGACGCGATGGAGGTCCGGCTCGAGGCCGCGCTGCGGTCCGCGCCCAAGCTGCCCAACATCGCGGGCCCCAACGTCGCCGCACCCGGCATCCGCCAGTTCGGCACCCCGGCGCAGATCGACCGCCTCCTGGTGCCACTGCTGCGCGGCGACGAATGGTGGGCGCTGGGCATGTCCGAGCCGGAAGCCGGATCGGACTTCGCCGGCCTGCGCACGCGCGCCGAACGCGACGGGGACAGCTTCCGGGTCAACGGCCACAAGATTTGGACGACGCAGGCGCACGAATCGCGGTGGTGCACCCTGTATGCGCGCACCGACCCGGAGGCGCCGAAACACCGCGGCATCTCCTGCCTGATCCTCGACCTGCACTCCCCGGGGGTGCGGATCGAACCCATCCGGATGGCGTCCATCTCCGACGAGACATTCTGCGAAGTGTTCCTGGACGACGTCGAGGTGCCCGCCGAAAACCTATTGGGGCCGTTGCACGGCGGGTGGAACGTCGCGTTGTCGTCGCTGCACCATGAACGCCAGATGATCTGGATCATGAACTGGGTCGAGATCAAACGTGGGCTCGACGCGGTACGTAGGGCGCAACCGACGGCGGACATCTGCGCGGAGCTCGGCTCCCTGCTTGCCGACGCCGAAGCGTTGCGGGCCACCGGATATCGCGCCCTGGGCAACGAGCTGGCGGGGCGACCCAGCCCCGAGGCCGACACCATGAAGCTGCTCGGATCGGTTACCTTGCAGCGTGTTTGGGAGCTCGCCGCCGTCGCGGAGGGAACCCAGTCGCTCACCGACCCGGACCTGCTCTTCGAGCGCCAGGACGCGCTGGCCGCGACCATCTACGGCGGGACATCGGAGGTGCAGCGCAACATCATCGCCGAGCGGCTGCTCGGGCTGCCGAAGGGATGACCACGATGGATTACGACCTCGGCGACGACGCCGCACAACTGCGAAACCACCTGCGCGAGCTGGTGTCCAATCACATCCCCGCCGACTTCCTCGGCGCCTGCACCGAGAACCCGCGGGACCTGGCCACCACCGAGACGTTCTGCAAACTGCTGGCCGCCGAGGGCCTGCTGGCGCTGGCCTGGCCGAAAGAGCATGGCGGCGGAGGCGGTTCGGTGTGGCAGCAGACGGTGCTGCGCGAGGAGATGTGGGCCCAGCACGAGCCCCGCGGTCCCCAGTACATGGGGATCAACTGGGTGGGTCCGGCGCTGA
This genomic interval from Mycobacterium sp. SMC-2 contains the following:
- a CDS encoding AMP-binding protein, whose translation is MCPDRSGPLGPSDFGVDSFTVPAVLDRRAEQYPDRVMMSIAGVDVTFEQMRQRSCAAANMLADLGVGRGDGVALFTGTCPEWVYFWLGAARIGAVSAAVNAANKGDFLLHTLRLSQAKVILTDAERRPRVDEVTGVLDTAPSLVLQDDSLAATLTRGAARPAPDVGATAGEVGCLFYTSGTTGPSKAVATTWHYLFTVAATVASAWELRAGEVLWTAMPLFHLSAAPSVLVPMLLGATTVLAQAFHPGEVWDDVRAHNAVGFAGAGAMVSMLQNLPADPQDARLPLRFISAAPIDAKAYRDIEKRYGCRIVTMYGMTEAFPIAVKALADDGVPGTSGRPNPNFDVRIVDESGDPLPAGAVGEIACRARYPRVMSEGYVGQGLRVIPHQEWFRTGDLGRLDAEGNLTYVDRSKDSLRRRGENVSSVEVEAVVMSHPAVAEAAAVGVPSPLGEDDIMVVVTLRPGATVDYPELLDFCAARMPYFCVPRFLETVSELPKNAIGRIRKDLLRERGVTREAWDRETQGYTVTR
- a CDS encoding aromatic ring-hydroxylating dioxygenase subunit alpha; protein product: MTHTISDPASDSAGDPSEREFGQAGIALSTYRFPTGWFIVAFGSDLAAGQVKRAHYFGEELVIFRTESGRVHVMDAYCQHLGANLGVGGTVEGDNIVCPWHGWRWRGDGTNALIPYSKIGCKNNVRIRTYPSMEWYGFVLAWHERHGRAPYWQPPVLPELETNEYYPLHPHTQMLNRVKVHPQMIIENAADPYHVQYVHKAANPATTASFEVSGYHLHATVNAHFGGGRASTWLTPNGPVDAKIIYDNYSLGLGIVRFPSELVATVQVTGQTPVDEDYTDYFYTQASVREPGDTGDVPTGRAAKFLALQQEVIKQDFFTWENMKYLEKPNLAPEEAHDYAALRRWAHRFYPGTQPSPSDFGYTADGEPDPAAAKA
- a CDS encoding cytochrome P450 gives rise to the protein MNVNAAPGASGRAGLEMTAAAVDLSDFALWRNGFPDELFAELRRSRPLFRHDLTPGVAALFPGGAQREFWITTKHRHTVRLHRDVDSFTAVDGPLIQPVGMFSSYPTIINMDPPGLNKRRKLISNAFNPRAIAKLEDGIRARAARMIDRLLDEGGGDWIEDVADALPMTVIGDIIGIPEDDRPRIFDSLDAILKANSAGARLSRQDYTDLYATIFGYAMELTAEKRRNPTDDIWSTLATAVITGEDGEEFSLPPNELEFFFFVLAFAGSDTTKNALAIGLQAFTENPEQIGRYREREALRPSAVEEVLRWASPVAYWTRTAKVDVEMDGQHIAKGERVVSMLRSANRDEEVFSSPFTFDIGRQPNPQVAFGGGGPHHCLGAMLARAELRAVFDELLLRCDDIALGPAKVAYPNLTTNMSIYDEMPISLTERRG
- a CDS encoding ferredoxin; this encodes MRVTVDENLCEANGFCESLAPEIFELGDEDVVQIADGPVPPRLEIDVRAAVDQCPKAALRLID
- a CDS encoding CoA transferase; this encodes MSERSESRPTPLHDLRVVEISDRIAGSYCGKLLADAGAQVLKIEPPQGDWLRRYSATRSPVPDGQSSPFFAYLNAGKRSLTHPPGSGRFAVELAAADVVVVTAGRAQAAALGVDPQRLLASSPHAIVVSISDFGWSGPYADRAASEFTLQAWAGSPGFRGDPDGPPISIGGDLGEYMGGVYAAFGALAVRRRVERGGPGEHLDLSMLEALTAMQSSEWLHSQLLRVPPIRRTLEVPSIEPAKDGYVGITMVTGQQWLDFCAMVECPQLEEIEQLRFQIGRWAYRDLIREQIGPWLAERTVEEIVELGQLFRLPIAALGNGSTIRDMEYVTQRGAFVSNPAGFHQPRPPWLMSVCAPAPPRVTPDLGEADDEMPWPRKELAVGSIPRGLPLAGVRIVDLTAFWAGPAATHLLAAFGADVVKVESIQRPDGIRYSGGMRTDVDDWWEYGWVFHAMNTNKRSVTMDLGSEDGRRLFTELAADADVVIENFSPRVMEQFGLTADVLLKVNPRLVVARMPAFGLDGPWRDRVGFAPTMEQIAGLAWVTGLPDTPPVTPRGACDPLAGVHAAFAVLAALNFAERTGSGQLVELPMLETVLNATAIQAIESEVFGTTLTRRGNRGFGDAIQNIYRCAGEDDWIAVTVRDDRQWRALVELMDRPAWCDDELLTVAGRWQRADDVDRRLADWFGRQPLASTAERLAAAGIPAAPVVSPSLVTDNPQLRHRGFLETLQHPSTGAGLYPCPPFAKLAGQDKWLLRPPPRLGEHNEDILRERCGLTDEELTRLATSGVIGTRPKGL
- a CDS encoding FadR/GntR family transcriptional regulator; the encoded protein is MTDLGIGRDARRRLSAPRIAEIVADELRRQIINGELADGDLLPRQEVLVEQFNVSLVSLREALRILETEGLVSVRRGNRGGAVVHAPAKTSAAYMLGLLLQSESVAVADLGMALQELEPACAALAARRPDRADTLVPELNRVNDSMAENIEDGGLFTEIGREFHDLVVRGCGNHTIIAVVGSLETLWTSHEQQWADESAARGTYPSLAQRRAVLSTHVKLTETIAEGDVDRARRIAGRHLADTQTYVLSDRHDQRIHALSPQALSRTRDFRQP
- a CDS encoding SDR family oxidoreductase — translated: MRTALVTGGSGGIGKGCARKLVELGYDVVLAARREAPLRAAAEEIGARHIVADASDPGGFTTATRALERIDLVVHAAGTLGGTYARKQTFEQWRTIISANLDSCFVVTAAALPKMRAGSRFVFISSSAAHEPMMARTAYSASKAGMNAFARALALEVDRDGIAVHIVTPGPVETDMLQDVPFEMYAIQVSDVADAVAWLDTVDPSVDLPEIRLSAVQRGPFARPPVVPTEARRRRQGTP
- a CDS encoding LLM class flavin-dependent oxidoreductase, which translates into the protein MVEWYLFLPQVRLSAADIAERARHAEASGFDGMAFIDHLEAPGLPDESIWEAMGIAGWVAAKTERLRIGHLVLCDAFRHPAVLAKQAVTLSDASEGRFDLGLGSGSWPAELTRFNVGQQDPKARVEQLGRHLELIRQYWGDASGEPAQAPRRSHPIPLVLGGTGPRMMELVRRHADWWNVPANHLDKLPKLAPNAGTARVSIQQMVGFVRAGSDPKTVREVSTRRFGNLGSGLVCGDAEELIGHFSGLAAQRVERFYVWFADFAQPDSLREFGESVIKAFPGGAGAPR
- a CDS encoding acyl-CoA dehydrogenase family protein — its product is MDVGLNSEQLSLRDTVRDVLRTECPPDSARQAMTDPERWRALWKTVVDLGWTELAVPGAGDYGPVELAVVLEECGAAIAPIPLLSSIGLAAGALRPTGLDAVLEDIAGGVVATLAVHSKGSRLPGAPMTLRGGHLRGRAVAVPNLSRAELLVTLARSDTGPDDTVVAVARCGDGVTVIAGESTDPAQPLADVEVDAEPLATAPVDIEKALTAPLVAAAADLVGTASTALHRAVEHAKTRRQFGTPIGAFQGIKHALADNYVGLERARSLTYAAAARLGDPATAPADAWTTAALAKAAAGDAAANCAKTAVQVHGALGQTWEHDAHLYVRHAWQAAAMLGDSRALYHEVGRRFAGGAA